CCAAAGAGGAACTGCGCCAGCGTCCGCGCCATCTCCGTCTTTCCGACGCCCGTCGGTCCAAGGAACAGGAAGCTGCCGATCGGGCGCGCCGGGTTCTTCAGACCTGCACGCGAGCGGCGAATCGCACGCGCAAGCGCCGAGATCGCCTTCTCCTGCGAGATCACGCGCTTGTGCAGCTCTTCCTCCACGCGAAGCAGGCGCTGCGTCTCTTCTTCCTTCAGCGAGGTGATCGGAACGCCGGTCCAGCGGCTCACCACGTCCTCGATGTCTTCGCGCGTCACGATGCCCGCCGAAGAGTCGTCGAGGTGGTACTTGTCGCGCAGCGCCCGCAGGTTCTCGCGCTCCTTGCGTTCCTCGTCCGAGTAGAACCGTGCCTTCTCGAACTCGTGGTTCGCAATCGCGTTCTCCATGCGGTGCACGATGAACTTGATCCGCTTCTGGACCTCGGTCAACTCCTCGGGCAGGGAGGTCTGCCGCAGCTTCACCCGCGCACCAGCCTCATCGATCAGGTCGATTGCCTTGTCTGGAAGGAAGCGGTCGGGGATATACCGGCTCGAGTGCGACACCGAGAACGTAATCGCATCGTCCGTGTAGCTGACAGCATGAAACTTCTCATATTTGTCCTTGATGCCCATGATGATCTTCACCGCGTCCTCTTCCGATGGCGGCGGCACCTTGACGGCCTGGAAGCGCCGCTCGAGCGAGCGGTCCTTCTCAATCGACTTGCGGTACTCCGCAGGAGTTGTCGCGCCGATGCATTGAATCTCGCCACGGCTCAGCGCCGGCTTCAGGATGTTCGCCGCATCGAGCGATCCCTCCGCGGAACCCGCGCCCACCAGCGTGTGCAGCTCGTCGATGAAGACGATGGAGTTCTGGTTCTCCATCAGCTCCTTCATGATCGTCTTCAGCCGCTCTTCAAACTGGCCGCGATACTTTGTTCCCGCGACGATCAGCGACAGGTCGAGCGCCAGCACGCGTTTGTCCGCCAGAAAGCTCGGAACCTCGCCGTCGGCGATCTTCTGCGCCAACCCCTCGACGATGGCCGTCTTACCGACACCCGGCTCGCCGATCAACACGGGGTTGTTCTTCGTGCGGCGGCACAGGATCTGGATCACGCGGTCAACCTCGGAGTCGCGTCCGACGAGCGGATCGAGCTGCTGGTCCAAAGCCGACTGTGTGAGGTCGCGCGAAAACTCCGCCAGCATGCTCTGCTCGCCGCGCTGCGATTTGCTGCTTGTCGATGCCGGGGCCTTTTCCTGCGTCGTCCGCTGCAGCTCCTCGCGGATCGCCGGAAGCCGCAACCCGCGCTCCGTCAAAATTTCGGCAGCGAAGCACTTCTCCTCGCGCAGTAGGCCCAGCAGAAGATGTTCTGTCCCAATATGTTTGTGGCTCAGGCGCTCCGCCTCCTCAGCCGCATAGGCCAGCACCCGCTTGCACTCGTTCGACAATGGGAGATCCACCGAGGTCGAAACCTTCTCCCGGATCGTCGTATGTCCCTCAATCTGCTTGCGGATCGACTCCACCGAGGCATGCGACCGCAGAAAGCGGTTCGTCAACGCCTTGTCTTCCCGAAGCAGCCCCAGCAGAAGGTGTTCCGTTTCAATATAAGGTGACCCGAACTGACTTGCCTCGTAGCGGGCAAAGAAGATTACCCGCCGCGCTTTCTCTGTGTAGCGTTCGAACATGTTCTCCCTTTCGAACCGGCCACCACCGCCAGGCCTGGGAGCCGACGATGACGCCATTGCCTTGCCATTCCCCCGCGTACTTCCTCGCGATGAGAACACCTCAGGTGCTACCGCAAACTATGCGGCGCATCCCATCCACTTACTACCAGTGTAGTCGCCGCGTCAACCTTGCTGTAATCCCGCAAAAGTTACTGCTTACACTACATCAATAGTCATTCGACGCAATATGTGAAAATTCGGTTCGAAACCCTTGTCACGGCCGTGTCACTTCTTCCAGCCGTCCACCCTTTAGCCGCAGCATCCGCGTACATCTCCCTGCAAAATCAAGATTATGCGTCACCAGAACGCTTGTCAGTCCATGCGCCTGGTGCAGCCCCTGAATCAACTCGAATACCGCCTCGCCCGTCTTCGTGTCCAGATCGCCCGTAGGCTCATCGGCCAGAAGCAATTTGGGTTCCGTCACCAGCGCCCGTGCCAGCGAGACCCTCTGCTGCTCCCCGCCGCTCAGCTCACCCGACCGATGATGCCCCCGCGCCCCCAGGCCCACCTCAATCAGCCAGAAGCTCGCCTTATCGATCGCAGCCTCACGTCCCATCCCCCGAGCCAGCAGCGGCATGGCGACGTTCTCCAGCGCCGAGAACTCCGGCAGCAGGTAGTGGAACTGCCACACGTAGCCCACGTCCCGATTGCGAAACTCCGAGGCCTGCCGCGAGTTGAACCGGCTCAGCCGCTTCTCGCCGCAGTACACCTCGCCCGCCGTCGGCTTGTCGAGCGCCGCCAGCAGATGCAGCAGTGTGCTCTTTCCCGCGCCGCTCTCGCCGACGATGGCCACCATCTCCCCCGCATGAACGGTAAGGTCGAGCCCGCGAAACAGCTCCAGCCCCCCGGCCCCCTCCGAGATCTCCGCGTAGACCTTCGTCAACCCCTCGGCCCGCAGCACTACCGGGGGCTTCGGTTCAGTCGAAGACGGTAAGGGTTGAAGCCCACTCTCCGATCCCAAAGAGGTGTCATCTCGACCGGAGGCGGCGTTTTTGTCGCCGGAGTGGAGAGATCCCCGCATTTCATCCCCTTGCTCAGCCACGAATCGCTCCTTCAACGCCCGCAATCGACGGGAAAGCCATAGCCTTACTCATATCTGAGCGCCTCCGCGGGCAGCACCTTCGCCGCGCTCCCGCTCGGGTATAACGTAGCGATCAAGCTCACCCCCAGCGACACCGTCGCAACAATCACGCCATCCCAAACCCGTGGTGCGAACGGTAGATAGTCGATCGAATACACCGAAGCATCCAGCGGAAATCTATAGTGCCCGCCCACCCAGCTCAGCGCATAGCCGAGCACCAGTCCCAGCACCGTTCCAATCACCGAGATCAGCAGCCCCTGTAAGAGAAAGATGCGCCGCACCTGCATCTCCGTGGCGCCAAAGCTCATCAGCACGGCGATGTCGCGCGTCTTCTCCATCACCATCATGGTCAACGCAATCAGGATATTCAGCGCAGCGACACACACGATCAGCGCGAGCACAATGAAGGTCACAATCTGCTCCAGCTTCAGCGCGCGAAACAGTTCGCGGTTCTGCTGCATCCAACTCGTCGTCTGAAAGCCCTTGCCCGCCTCCTCTTCGATGACGCGGCCGATCTTGTCGGCTTTGTACAGGTCGTCGACCTTGAAGCTAATGACCGAGATCAGATCTGGTTCCGAGAACAACCGTTGCGCATCTTTCAGCCGCATGAACGCATAGCTCGAGTCGTACTGGTAGAACCCCGACTTGAAGATCCCCACCACCGAACACCGCTGGTACTTCGGCACCAGCCCCAGCGGCGTCAGCTCACCCTGAGGACTCGTCACCAGCACCGTATCTCCGACCTTCGCCCCAATCGTCTCGGCGAGGTCCTTCCCAATCACAATTGGAGGAATCGCCTGCACCGCCACCGGGCCAGACGAGTCCGGGTGCCCCATCTTCGCGACGGCTTTATCGTCGCTACGGTGGGTTGCCGCCACAGAACTGTCCACCGGCTCCAGCGCCTCCGCCGACCCCTCATACACCTTCTGCAACAAGTCCCCGACCGTCTTTTCATCCGCCGGAATAATCCCCTTGATCAACCCGCCGCCTGACCTCGCACCGCGCGAGATCAGCACCTGTCCATACAGCCCCGGAGCCGCCGCCGTCACATGCGGCACCTGCCGCAGCTTCGCCAGCAAAGGCCGCCAGTCGCGGATGCCGTCAGCCGCAATCCGCATCAGGTCGACGTGCGCGGTCGAGCCCAGCAGCCGCTCCTGCATGTCCCGTCGCATGCCGTTCGTGATAGCAAGCGCAATAATCAGCGACGCCACCCCGGCGGCCACGCCGATGATCGAGATCGCCGTAATGATTCCCACGACGGCCTGCCGACGCTTTGCCCGTAGATACCGCGCTGCAATAAAGAGCTCAAATCGCATGGATCACCAGCTTACTATCCACGAGTCCCCTGGCAGGCCGGGAGGTCCAACCCGCAGGCTTTAGCGTTCCATCACCTTCGGTAGATTCCAGTGGTTCCAGACGGCAAGCATTCGCAGCACGAAACAAACCACTGCGCCAAGGCCCATCGCCCATCCCTTGCGAAGCTTCATCGCAACTCCGATCACGACCACAATCGCACCAGCCAGTGCCGCAGCGGCATACACATCCGAGCGCAGTACGCCCGGAATCTGTGCCAGCAGGATATCTCGCACGGTTCCGCCGCCTGCTCCCGTCACGGCGCCCATCATGATCGCGAGTAAAGGATTGATTCCGAACTCGAGTGCCTTTTCGGTTCCCGCAACCGCAAACAGCGCCAATCCCGCCGCATCCAGCGTCACCATCAACGGTACCGGCACTCTTTCGAACAGTCCATGAAAGCAGAACACGGCAAGGCCGCCTGAGATCGCCGTTGTTGCATATCTCCAGTCGCGAATGCTGTTCGGCGGAATCGCCCCAATCAGCAGATCGCGAATCGTGCCTCCACCAAGAGCCGTTACAAACGACAGCACCAGCAGTCCAAAGATGTCGAGCCCTGCATTGATTCCCGCCAGCGCGCCCTCGACCGCGAAGACGAATGTTCCGATCAGGTCCACCACCAGCAGCAGAAAATCGGGGTCGTACAGATTGAACCGGCCGACGCCTTTCTTCGTCTGCGCCGCGATCCCCTCTGTCAACGAACCACCGCCTTCACCGCGGCCATGTTCTCGTAGCGGTCGTAGACGCGCACGGCAATCACATGCTCCTTCGCGTCCGCTACAGCAGCGGTCGCCGCAGGAACGTCCGCGGTGAAGTCGTACCGCTCCGTCTGCGAGTCCGAGACCTTGCCCACGGGCTCGAGATACTGCCACGGTCCCGCGTCGATCGAGTATTCGGCATGAGCGATCGGCGAGGTAGCATCTCGCGCATCGAGCGTTGCATGAATCTTCTGCCCGGCCAGCGTAGCCGTTAGCGTGCCAGGCACGGGAGGCGTCGTGTCGACGACGAACACCGCGCTCTCGCGCTCACCGGTCAGAGCGTCCGAGCCCGTGTGAGCCGGAGCATCGCTGGCCACAACCTTCAGGCTGTAGCTTCCATCGGGCAGCAGGGAAGAATCGAAGCTCAGGTAGCGGTCGCCGATCTTGTCCTTCAGCAGCCGCCAGTTCTTCTCGTCCACGCCGCGATACCAGACCGAGAACACCATCTCATCGCCATTGTCGTCATGCGCCTGCCAGCGTGCCGTCACCGCCGATTTGTCTCTCTGCGCGGTCAAAGGCATCGTGCCAGGGTCCTGCTGGAAGCTGACGTTTGCCGAACCGGCCGCAGGAGGAAACGCGACCTGCACCGTCGTGTTCTGCGCCGCCGCGTTGCTCGCAGGCATGCGCGCTCCCGGCTGCACCACGATCTCGTCGACCACGGGCGCGACGTTGCGCGTCAGGTAGTTCAAGCCCACCGCGTCGATGCTGGCTTCGCCCGTGGCCGGACGCAGCACGGCCTTCCACTGTGCAAAGCGACCC
This region of Acidobacteriota bacterium genomic DNA includes:
- a CDS encoding ATP-dependent Clp protease ATP-binding subunit; translated protein: MFERYTEKARRVIFFARYEASQFGSPYIETEHLLLGLLREDKALTNRFLRSHASVESIRKQIEGHTTIREKVSTSVDLPLSNECKRVLAYAAEEAERLSHKHIGTEHLLLGLLREEKCFAAEILTERGLRLPAIREELQRTTQEKAPASTSSKSQRGEQSMLAEFSRDLTQSALDQQLDPLVGRDSEVDRVIQILCRRTKNNPVLIGEPGVGKTAIVEGLAQKIADGEVPSFLADKRVLALDLSLIVAGTKYRGQFEERLKTIMKELMENQNSIVFIDELHTLVGAGSAEGSLDAANILKPALSRGEIQCIGATTPAEYRKSIEKDRSLERRFQAVKVPPPSEEDAVKIIMGIKDKYEKFHAVSYTDDAITFSVSHSSRYIPDRFLPDKAIDLIDEAGARVKLRQTSLPEELTEVQKRIKFIVHRMENAIANHEFEKARFYSDEERKERENLRALRDKYHLDDSSAGIVTREDIEDVVSRWTGVPITSLKEEETQRLLRVEEELHKRVISQEKAISALARAIRRSRAGLKNPARPIGSFLFLGPTGVGKTEMARTLAQFLFGSEKSLIRFDMSEFMEKHSVSKLIGSPPGYVGYEEGGQLTERVKRNPYCVVLLDEIEKAHPDVFNLLLQVFEDGQLTDGLGNTVDYKNTIIIMTSNIGAKHLQKRQGLGFQSEKEDMVLDKMEELVKGEVKRTFNPEFLNRLDEIIIFTSLNDNDLMQILELLVQQLNVNLVHKSITISVTDEAKKWIIEKTASDRTYGARPLRRALQKYVEDPLSEALIAGGIAVRPAFLEVYMENNQLFYRPISNDGEDKVAGFALSAV
- a CDS encoding ABC transporter ATP-binding protein produces the protein MRGSLHSGDKNAASGRDDTSLGSESGLQPLPSSTEPKPPVVLRAEGLTKVYAEISEGAGGLELFRGLDLTVHAGEMVAIVGESGAGKSTLLHLLAALDKPTAGEVYCGEKRLSRFNSRQASEFRNRDVGYVWQFHYLLPEFSALENVAMPLLARGMGREAAIDKASFWLIEVGLGARGHHRSGELSGGEQQRVSLARALVTEPKLLLADEPTGDLDTKTGEAVFELIQGLHQAHGLTSVLVTHNLDFAGRCTRMLRLKGGRLEEVTRP
- a CDS encoding ABC transporter permease, with the protein product MRFELFIAARYLRAKRRQAVVGIITAISIIGVAAGVASLIIALAITNGMRRDMQERLLGSTAHVDLMRIAADGIRDWRPLLAKLRQVPHVTAAAPGLYGQVLISRGARSGGGLIKGIIPADEKTVGDLLQKVYEGSAEALEPVDSSVAATHRSDDKAVAKMGHPDSSGPVAVQAIPPIVIGKDLAETIGAKVGDTVLVTSPQGELTPLGLVPKYQRCSVVGIFKSGFYQYDSSYAFMRLKDAQRLFSEPDLISVISFKVDDLYKADKIGRVIEEEAGKGFQTTSWMQQNRELFRALKLEQIVTFIVLALIVCVAALNILIALTMMVMEKTRDIAVLMSFGATEMQVRRIFLLQGLLISVIGTVLGLVLGYALSWVGGHYRFPLDASVYSIDYLPFAPRVWDGVIVATVSLGVSLIATLYPSGSAAKVLPAEALRYE
- a CDS encoding TRIC cation channel family protein; this encodes MYDPDFLLLVVDLIGTFVFAVEGALAGINAGLDIFGLLVLSFVTALGGGTIRDLLIGAIPPNSIRDWRYATTAISGGLAVFCFHGLFERVPVPLMVTLDAAGLALFAVAGTEKALEFGINPLLAIMMGAVTGAGGGTVRDILLAQIPGVLRSDVYAAAALAGAIVVVIGVAMKLRKGWAMGLGAVVCFVLRMLAVWNHWNLPKVMER